The Asticcacaulis sp. EMRT-3 region TGGATTTTGGCGGTCTGGTTCTTGTGCGCGCCTGCCTCAGCAGGTGCTGCCGATCCGCCGTGGTGAAGCGCGGCGGCAATATCGAGCGCAGCCTGGCCCCTGATCTCAGCCGAAGCGGCCACGGGGCGCGCCTCGGTGGCGGTCTCGCGTGACAGGGTATTCAGCAGGGCCGTCTGCGCCGCCTGATGGGCTGGCGTATTCAGTGCCGGAATGTCCGTGGAGGGATGTACATCACGGGCATCGGCGATTTGCGTAGCCCGTCCGCGGAACTGATAGAAGATGTGCGAGCCGATTTGCGCCACCTTTTGCATCGTGGCCGACCAGCTCGGATGGACATTGACCGTGTGGAAGCTGGTGGCGGTGCCGACGGCCTTCATCACATAGCCATTGAGGGCCGCGTCAGCTACGTTGCGGGCGCGTTTCCAGGCACGGCTTTTCACCGGCGCGGTCATGGCACCATTACAGACAAAGCTGAACTGGCAGGCCGTATGCTGGGCCGCGCCCTGATAGACGACGCTGCAAATGCTCTTGGGGTAGGCGGGGTGGCGCACCCGGTTGAGAATCACCTGAGCCACGGCACGCATACCCTCAGTGCCTTCGCCGCGCGCTTCATAATAGACGGCCTGGGTCAGGCAATCGGCGTCATTCTGGTTATGCGCCTTGAGGGCGAAGGCCGAAGCGGCGCGTAAAGGTGCCGGATGATCGGCGATGATGGTGTCGGCCTGATCGGTCAGCAGGCTGGCGCGCAGAAGTTGGGCCTTGCCGGTGCGGACATAGTTCGATGTGTGCAGCGCATTGAGATTTTGCGCCAGCAGGGGATTGTCGGCCCCGGTATCGTTCAGGCGTGAGAAACGCATGGCGATATGCATGG contains the following coding sequences:
- a CDS encoding cell wall hydrolase; translation: MGLLVGAAFGATWLGGHLARESSLRAEAGHLNQLAALSQSGQASAAAFDSGKGFDKGAMHIAMRFSRLNDTGADNPLLAQNLNALHTSNYVRTGKAQLLRASLLTDQADTIIADHPAPLRAASAFALKAHNQNDADCLTQAVYYEARGEGTEGMRAVAQVILNRVRHPAYPKSICSVVYQGAAQHTACQFSFVCNGAMTAPVKSRAWKRARNVADAALNGYVMKAVGTATSFHTVNVHPSWSATMQKVAQIGSHIFYQFRGRATQIADARDVHPSTDIPALNTPAHQAAQTALLNTLSRETATEARPVAASAEIRGQAALDIAAALHHGGSAAPAEAGAHKNQTAKIHPAAPKASEAPAPQDVQS